A region from the Benincasa hispida cultivar B227 chromosome 12, ASM972705v1, whole genome shotgun sequence genome encodes:
- the LOC120092990 gene encoding importin subunit beta-1, which translates to MAMEVTQVLLNAQAIDASVRKQAEDSLRQFQEQNLPSFLLSLSGELANEEKPVDSRKLAGLILKNALDAKEQHRKFELVQRWLSLAGNAKTQIKTCLLSTLSSPVADARSTASQVIAKVAGIELPHKQWPELIGSLLLNVHQQSTHVKQATLETLGYLCEEVSPDVIDQDQVNKILTAVVQGMNASEGNNDVRLAATRSLYNALGFAQANFSNDMERDYIMRVVCEATLSSEVKIRQAAFECLVSIASTYYDKLARYIQDIFGITAKAVREDEEPVALQAIEFWSSICDEEIDILEEYGDDFTGDSDIPCFYFIKQALPALVPMLLETLLKQEEDQDQDEGAWNIAMAGGTCLGLVARTVGDDIVPLVMPFIEENITKSDWRQREAATYAFGSILEGPAPEKLMPIVNVALTFMLTALTQDPNNHVKDTTAWTLGRIFEFLHGSTVDTPIINQANCQQIITVLLQSMKDVPNVAEKACGALYFLAQGYEDVGASSPLTPFFQEIVQSLLTVTHREDAGESRLRTAAYETLNEVVRCATDETASMVLQLVPVIMMELHNTLEGQKLSSDERERQGELQGLLCGCLQVLIQKLGSSEPTKYMFMQYADNMMGLFLRVFACRNATVHEEAMLAIGALAYATGPDFAKYMTEFYKYIEMGLQNFEEYQVCAVTVGVVGDVCRALEDKILPYCDGIMTQLLKNLSSDQLHRSVKPPIFSCFGDIALAIGENFEKYLMYAMPMLQRAAELSAHTAGADDEMTEYTNSLRNGILEAYSGIFQGFKSSPKTQLLIPYAPHILQFLDSIYMGKDMDEIVMKTAIGVLGDLADTLGSNAGSLIQQSVSSKDFLSECLSSDDHLIKESAEWAKLAISRAISI; encoded by the exons ATGGCAATGGAAGTTACACAGGTGCTTCTGAATGCTCAGGCAATAGATGCGTCTGTGAGGAAGCAGGCAGAAGATAGTTTGAGGCAATTCCAAGAGCAGAACCTCCCCAGTTTCCTGTTATCTCTCTCTGGTGAACTAGCGAATGAAGAGAAGCCAGTTGACAGCCGTAAATTAGCTGGTTTGATACTTAAGAATGCCTTGGATGCTAAGGAACAACATAGGAAGTTTGAGCTTGTCCAAAGATGGTTGTCACTGGCCGGTAATGCCAAAACCCAGATAAAGACATGTTTGTTGAGTACTCTTTCTTCGCCTGTGGCTGATGCTAGGTCAACAGCATCACAAGTTATTGCTAAAGTTGCAGGCATTGAGTTGCCTCATAAACAGTGGCCTGAATTGATAGGTTCACTTTTGTTAAATGTCCATCAGCAATCAACTCATGTCAAACAAGCCACCTTGGAGACTCTTGGTTATTTGTGTGAAGAAGTTTCTCCAGATGTGATAGATCAAGATCAAGTGAACAAGATATTGACAGCTGTTGTGCAGGGTATGAATGCATCGGAAGGGAACAATGATGTCCGACTTGCTGccacacgatctttgtataatgcTTTGGGATTTGCTCAGGCAAACTTTAGCAATGACATGGAGCGTGATTATATCATGAGGGTTGTTTGCGAAGCCACCCTATCCTCTGAAGTGAAGATAAGACAAGCAGCTTTCGAATGCTTGGTCTCCATTGCTTCTACGTATTACGACAAATTAGCTAGGTACATCCAGGATATTTTTGGCATTACTGCAAAGGCTGTTAGAGAAGATGAGGAACCTGTTGCACTTCAAGCTATTGAGTTCTGGAGTTCTATTTGTGATGAGGAGATAGACATCTTGGAAGAATATGGGGATGATTTTACTGGAGATTCTGATATTCCATGCTTTTATTTTATCAAGCAGGCACTACCTGCTCTTGTGCCCATGTTACTTGAGACTCTTCTGAAGCAAGAAGAGGATCAGGATCAAGATGAAGGGGCTTGGAATATTGCCATGGCTGGGGGCACGTGTCTTGGGTTGGTTGCACGAACTGTTGGAGATGATATTGTCCCGCTTGTTATGCCATTCATTGAAGAGAACATAACCAAATCTGATTGGAGGCAGAGGGAGGCAGCAACTTATGCCTTCGGTTCTATTCTGGAAGGTCCTGCCCCAGAAAAGTTAATGCCAATTGTTAATGTGGCCTTGACATTTATGCTGACTGCCTTAACACAAGACCCAAATAACCACGTGAAGGACACAACTGCATGGACCCTTGGACGGATATTTGAATTCCTTCATGGTTCAACCGTGGATACACCAATAATTAATCAGGCTAATTGTCAACAGATAATAACAGTTCTGCTCCAGAGCATGAAGGATGTTCCAAATGTGGCAGAGAAAGCCTGTGGTGCTCTCTATTTTCTTGCTCAGGGTTATGAAGATGTTGGTGCATCATCTCCTTTAACTCCCTTTTTCCAAGAAATCGTTCAGTCCCTCTTAACTGTTACTCACAGAGAGGATGCTGGTGAATCACGTTTGAGGACTGCTGCGTATGAAACATTGAATGAAGTCGTTAGGTGTGCAACTGATGAGACAGCCTCAATGGTGCTCCAACTGGTACCTGTCATCATGATGGAGTTGCACAATACCCTTGAGGGTCAAAAACTCTCATCTGATGAAAGGGAGAGACAAGGTGAATTGCAGGGCCTGCTTTGTGGATGTCTACAAGTTCTTATTCAGAAGCTAGGTTCATCAGAGCCTACGAAGTATATGTTCATGCAGTATGCAGATAATATGATGGGTCTTTTCTTGAGGGTCTTTGCTTGTAGAAATGCTACGGTTCATGAGGAGGCAATGCTGGCTATTGGTGCTCTTGCTTATGCAACTGGCCCAGATTTTGCTAAATACATGACTGAGTTCTATAAATATATAGAAATGGGGCTTCAGAATTTTGAAGAGTACCAAGTTTGTGCTGTCACTGTTGGTGTAGTAGGGGATGTATGCAGGGCACTGGAAGATAAGATTTTGCCTTACTGTGATGGGATTATGACTCAGCTGCTTAAGAATCTGTCTAGTGATCAATTGCATCGCTCTGTTAAACCCCCTATTTTCTCGTGCTTTGGTGATATAGCACTGGCTATAggggaaaattttgaaaagtactTGATGTATGCCATGCCAATGCTCCAGCGGGCAGCAGAGTTATCTGCACATACTGCAGGTGCTGATGATGAAATGACCGAGTACACCAACTCCTTGAGAAATGGTATTTTGGAGGCGTACTCGGGGATCTTCCAAGGTTTCAAGAGCTCTCCAAAAACTCAGCTCTTGATCCCTTATGCTCCTCATATACTTCAGTTCTTGGATAGTATATACATGGGAAAAGACAT GGATGAGATCGTGATGAAAACTGCCATTGGGGTCCTTGGAGATCTAGCAGACACACTGGGAAGCAATGCTGGTTCTTTGATTCAGCAATCTGTCTCAAGCAAAGACTTCTTAAGTGAATGCTTGTCCTCAGATGATCATTTGATTAAAGAATCTGCTGAATGGGCCAAATTGGCCATCAGCCGTGCCATTTCCATTTAA
- the LOC120067767 gene encoding acyl-CoA-binding domain-containing protein 1-like isoform X1, with amino-acid sequence MAEWQDLLQTLFIGLIFSYLVAKLISIVVSFKEDNLSISRTASTATDGPSKANPIETDPPDVGSGSGDFGLAHEADSVIAEHGSVRNESIGGSDTDDDDWEGVESTELDELFSAATAFVAASAADRLSPKVSNELQLQLYGYYKIATEGPCSTPQPSALKMTARAKWQAWQKLGAMPPEEAMQKYIDIVTELFPSWVAGASGKSKDGNADARSKDSRGPMGPVFSTFVYEETGNELELEDIHGFAREGELENLLKCVESGVSVNIKDSEGRTPLHWAVDRGHSNVVELLVSRNADVNIKDVDGQTPLHYAVICDREAIAEYLVKNNANVSEKDNDGKSPCDICDSNWPFMVSAEK; translated from the exons ATGGCAGAGTGGCAAGACCTTCTCCAAACCCTCTTCATAGGCCTCATCTTCTCTTATCTTGTTGCCAAGTTGATCTCCATAGTCGTCTCTTTCAAGGAAGATAACCTCTCTATCTCTCGTACTGCCTCTACTGCCACCGACGGACCTTCCAAAGCCAACCCAATTGAAACCGACCCGCCAGATGTTGGGTCGGGCTCGGGAGATTTCGGGTTGGCGCACGAGGCTGACTCTGTCATCGCGGAGCATGGTAGTGTCAGGAATGAGAGTATTGGTGGGAGTGATACCGACGATGATGATTGGGAAGGGGTGGAGAGCACCGAGTTGGATGAGTTGTTCAGTGCCGCGACTGCTTTTGTTGCCGCCTCTGCAGCTGACCGGCTTTCACCCAAGGTATCCAACGAACTACAGTTGCAGCTCTACGGCTACTATAAAATCGCCACTGAGGGGCCTTGCAGCACGCCACAGCCGTCTGCCTTGAAAATGACAGCTCGAGCCAAGTG GCAAGCGTGGCAGAAATTGGGTGCCATGCCTCCTGAAGAAGCAATGCAAAAGTACATTGATATCGTTACCGAGTTGTTTCCATCTTGGGTGGCTGGTGCAAGTGGG AAGAGCAAAGACGGAAATGCTGATGCTAGAAGTAAAGATTCTAGAGGACCAATGGGGCCAGTCTTCAGCACTTTTGTATATGAGGAAACCGGGAATGAGTT GGAGCTGGAAGATATTCATGGCTTTGCTAGAGAAGGAGAATTAGAAAATTTGCTGAAGTGTGTAGAAAGTGGTGTTTCAGTGAATATCAAGG ATAGTGAAGGCAGGACCCCATTGCATTGGGCAGTGGATCGTGGTCATTCTAATGTTGTGGAGCTGCTTGTTAGCAGGAATGCTGATGTCAATATAAAG GACGTCGATGGCCAAACTCCATTGCATTATGCCGTTATATGCGACCGAGAAGCGATTGCCGAATATCTCGTGAAGAACAATGCTAACGTTAGCGAAAAAGACAATGATGGAAAGTCACCTTGCGATATTTGCGATTCTAACTGGCCTTTCATGGTCTCTGCAGAGAAGTAG
- the LOC120067767 gene encoding acyl-CoA-binding domain-containing protein 1-like isoform X2, whose protein sequence is MAEWQDLLQTLFIGLIFSYLVAKLISIVVSFKEDNLSISRTASTATDGPSKANPIETDPPDVGSGSGDFGLAHEADSVIAEHGSVRNESIGGSDTDDDDWEGVESTELDELFSAATAFVAASAADRLSPKVSNELQLQLYGYYKIATEGPCSTPQPSALKMTARAKWQAWQKLGAMPPEEAMQKYIDIVTELFPSWVAGASGSKDGNADARSKDSRGPMGPVFSTFVYEETGNELELEDIHGFAREGELENLLKCVESGVSVNIKDSEGRTPLHWAVDRGHSNVVELLVSRNADVNIKDVDGQTPLHYAVICDREAIAEYLVKNNANVSEKDNDGKSPCDICDSNWPFMVSAEK, encoded by the exons ATGGCAGAGTGGCAAGACCTTCTCCAAACCCTCTTCATAGGCCTCATCTTCTCTTATCTTGTTGCCAAGTTGATCTCCATAGTCGTCTCTTTCAAGGAAGATAACCTCTCTATCTCTCGTACTGCCTCTACTGCCACCGACGGACCTTCCAAAGCCAACCCAATTGAAACCGACCCGCCAGATGTTGGGTCGGGCTCGGGAGATTTCGGGTTGGCGCACGAGGCTGACTCTGTCATCGCGGAGCATGGTAGTGTCAGGAATGAGAGTATTGGTGGGAGTGATACCGACGATGATGATTGGGAAGGGGTGGAGAGCACCGAGTTGGATGAGTTGTTCAGTGCCGCGACTGCTTTTGTTGCCGCCTCTGCAGCTGACCGGCTTTCACCCAAGGTATCCAACGAACTACAGTTGCAGCTCTACGGCTACTATAAAATCGCCACTGAGGGGCCTTGCAGCACGCCACAGCCGTCTGCCTTGAAAATGACAGCTCGAGCCAAGTG GCAAGCGTGGCAGAAATTGGGTGCCATGCCTCCTGAAGAAGCAATGCAAAAGTACATTGATATCGTTACCGAGTTGTTTCCATCTTGGGTGGCTGGTGCAAGTGGG AGCAAAGACGGAAATGCTGATGCTAGAAGTAAAGATTCTAGAGGACCAATGGGGCCAGTCTTCAGCACTTTTGTATATGAGGAAACCGGGAATGAGTT GGAGCTGGAAGATATTCATGGCTTTGCTAGAGAAGGAGAATTAGAAAATTTGCTGAAGTGTGTAGAAAGTGGTGTTTCAGTGAATATCAAGG ATAGTGAAGGCAGGACCCCATTGCATTGGGCAGTGGATCGTGGTCATTCTAATGTTGTGGAGCTGCTTGTTAGCAGGAATGCTGATGTCAATATAAAG GACGTCGATGGCCAAACTCCATTGCATTATGCCGTTATATGCGACCGAGAAGCGATTGCCGAATATCTCGTGAAGAACAATGCTAACGTTAGCGAAAAAGACAATGATGGAAAGTCACCTTGCGATATTTGCGATTCTAACTGGCCTTTCATGGTCTCTGCAGAGAAGTAG